A stretch of Zonotrichia leucophrys gambelii isolate GWCS_2022_RI chromosome 19, RI_Zleu_2.0, whole genome shotgun sequence DNA encodes these proteins:
- the YWHAE gene encoding 14-3-3 protein epsilon yields MDDREDLVYQAKLAEQAERYDEMVESMKKVAGMDVELTVEERNLLSVAYKNVIGARRASWRIISSIEQKEENKGGEDKLKMIREYRQMVETELKLICCDILDVLDKHLIPAANTGESKVFYYKMKGDYHRYLAEFATGNDRKEAAENSLVAYKAASDIAMTELPPTHPIRLGLALNFSVFYYEILNSPDRACRLAKAAFDDAIAELDTLSEESYKDSTLIMQLLRDNLTLWTSDMQGDGEEQNKEALQDVEDENQ; encoded by the exons ATGGACGATCGGGAGGACCTCGTCTATCAGGCCAAGTTGGCTGAGCAGGCTGAGCGCTACGATG AAATGGTTGAATCAATGAAGAAGGTGGCTGGCATGGATGTGGAGTTGACAGTGGAAGAAAGAAACCTGCTTTCTGTTGCATATAAAAATGTGATTGGAGCCAGGAGAGCTTCCTGGAGAATAATCAGCAGCAttgaacagaaagaagaaaacaaaggtggagaagacaaattaaaaatgaTTCGGGAATATCGGCAAATG GTTGAGACTGAACTGAAGTTAATCTGTTGTGACATTCTGGATGTACTGGACAAACACCTCATTCCAGCAGCTAACACTGGCGAGTCCAAGGTTTTCTATTACAAAAT GAAGGGGGACTACCATAGGTATCTGGCTGAGTTTGCCACAGGAAATGACAGGAAGGAGGCTGCAGAGAACAGCTTGGTGGCTTACAAAGCTGCTAGTGACATTGCAATGACAGAACTCCCACCAACACATCCCATCCGCTTAGGACTTGCGCTCAACTTCTCTGTATTCTACTATGAAATTCTTAATTCTCCTGATCGTGCCTGCAG GTTGGCAAAAGCAGCTTTCGATGATGCTATTGCAGAACTGGATACACTGAGTGAAGAAAGCTATAAGGACTCTACACTTATCATGCAGTTGTTACGTGATAACCTGACACTATGGACTTCAGACATGCAGGGTGATG GTGAAGAACAGAATAAAGAAGCGTTGCAGGATGTGGAAGATGAAAACCAGTGA